Proteins from one Streptosporangium becharense genomic window:
- a CDS encoding acyl-CoA synthetase, giving the protein MHPGAIAAVSPDKPAVIMAGSGRVVTYRELDEESNRLAHLLRAAGLRPGDHIAFMLENHPLFLAVAWAAHRSGLYYTAISSRLKADELAYIVDNCGARVFISSAALAEVAVSITDATPGVERRLMLDGVAPGFDSYEEAVAAHPATPVDDECQGVDMLYSSGTTGRPKGVKPTLSKAPLDVPGPLLQLIQFLFAPSADSVYLSPAPLYHAAPLRYCLSFQRLGATIVVMERFDPEQALALIERHRVTHSQWVPTMFIKMLKLPEETRARYDLSALTCAVHAAAPCPVPVKEQMIDWWGPIIHEYYAGTEGNGFLYVGSEDWLKHKGTVGRPLLGVTHICDEDGNELPPGEHGTVYFSDGPDFVYHGDEDRTRASRDPRGRGWTTLGDIGYLDEEGFLYLTDRRSYMIISGGVNVYPQEAENVLAVHPKVADVAVFGVPDEEMGEQVKAVVEPVSMDLAGPELEAELIEYCRARLAAYKCPRSVDFRQELPRHPTGKLYKRLLRDEYWPAKSS; this is encoded by the coding sequence ATGCACCCGGGAGCCATCGCCGCAGTCTCGCCGGACAAGCCCGCTGTGATCATGGCGGGCTCCGGGCGGGTCGTGACCTATCGTGAGCTGGACGAGGAGTCCAACCGCCTTGCCCACCTCCTCCGCGCCGCCGGGCTCCGGCCGGGCGACCACATCGCCTTCATGCTGGAGAACCACCCGCTGTTCCTTGCGGTCGCCTGGGCGGCGCACCGCTCCGGCCTGTACTACACCGCCATCAGCTCCCGGCTGAAGGCCGACGAACTCGCCTACATCGTCGACAACTGCGGGGCCCGGGTCTTCATCTCCTCCGCCGCCCTCGCCGAGGTGGCCGTCTCCATCACGGACGCCACGCCGGGGGTCGAGCGCAGGCTCATGCTGGACGGCGTCGCCCCCGGCTTCGACTCTTACGAGGAAGCCGTCGCGGCCCACCCCGCCACACCCGTCGACGACGAGTGCCAGGGCGTGGACATGCTCTACTCCTCCGGCACCACCGGGCGGCCCAAGGGGGTCAAGCCGACGCTGTCGAAGGCGCCGCTGGACGTGCCCGGTCCGCTGCTCCAGCTCATCCAGTTCCTCTTCGCCCCCTCGGCCGACAGCGTCTACCTCTCCCCGGCGCCGCTCTACCACGCGGCCCCGCTGCGCTACTGCCTGAGCTTCCAGCGTCTGGGTGCCACGATCGTCGTCATGGAGCGGTTCGACCCCGAACAGGCGCTCGCGCTCATCGAAAGACACCGGGTCACGCACTCGCAGTGGGTGCCGACCATGTTCATCAAGATGCTCAAGCTGCCCGAGGAGACCCGCGCCCGCTACGACCTCTCCGCCCTGACGTGCGCCGTCCACGCCGCAGCCCCCTGCCCGGTCCCGGTCAAGGAACAGATGATCGACTGGTGGGGGCCGATAATCCACGAGTACTACGCGGGAACCGAGGGCAACGGCTTCCTCTATGTCGGCTCCGAAGACTGGCTCAAGCACAAGGGCACCGTCGGCCGCCCCCTGCTCGGGGTGACGCACATCTGCGACGAGGACGGCAACGAACTGCCGCCGGGCGAGCACGGCACCGTCTACTTCTCCGACGGCCCCGACTTCGTCTACCACGGTGACGAGGACAGGACGAGAGCCTCCCGCGACCCGCGGGGACGAGGCTGGACCACCCTCGGCGACATCGGCTACCTCGACGAGGAGGGCTTCCTCTACCTCACCGACCGCCGCTCGTACATGATCATCTCTGGCGGGGTCAACGTCTACCCGCAGGAGGCCGAGAACGTCCTGGCCGTCCATCCGAAGGTGGCGGACGTGGCCGTCTTCGGCGTCCCCGACGAGGAGATGGGAGAGCAGGTCAAAGCAGTCGTCGAGCCGGTCTCCATGGACCTGGCCGGTCCGGAGCTGGAGGCCGAGCTGATCGAATACTGCCGGGCCCGGCTCGCGGCGTACAAGTGTCCCCGGTCGGTCGACTTCAGGCAGGAGCTCCCCCGCCATCCGACGGGAAAGCTCTACAAGCGCCTGCTCCGCGACGAGTACTGGCCCGCGAAGTCGTCCTGA
- the cydC gene encoding thiol reductant ABC exporter subunit CydC, producing the protein MTGIRDLDPGIRTDRMGRRLGLAAAAGAAAELAGLGLIGSAAWLIARAAEQPPLAALSVAIVGVRAFATSKGVFRYAERLAGHDVALRAQATTREGLYRALIPAGPLNQRGADLLSRMVDDTDAVQDLWVRCLLPAAAALVTGVTAVVIGLFVLPAAALVLLAGLVVGGVLIPAGTAAAARRWAARIAPARADLAARVADLVHGAADLAAYGANGRALAAADEADARLARLEGRRARANALAATLGVLVQGLTVVAVVLVAQGAGVGTVATTVLALTSLVSFEPVLPMAAAGERLTGVLAALRRLREIRSTPPAVTDPATPAAPPTGPLTVEVENLVVRHGADRAPALDGVSLTLTPGRRVALVGPSGAGKSTLLSALMRLVEPESGTIRVNGVELGELSADDARRLMTGLTQDPYVFQTSLRDNLRLAGPDVGQGELDEAVRRARLERWVERTGWDAVLGEDGRTVSGGQLQRLALARALLHDPPVLLLDEPAEALDETTADALMADLLDATHGRTTLLVTHRLRGLERVDEIVVLENGSVIQRGTHEQLVSSPGYYRDLWRSEALTAGR; encoded by the coding sequence ATGACAGGAATCAGGGATCTCGATCCCGGCATCCGCACCGACCGGATGGGCCGGCGGCTGGGCCTCGCCGCGGCGGCGGGCGCCGCCGCCGAGCTGGCCGGGCTCGGGCTGATCGGGTCCGCCGCGTGGCTGATCGCCCGGGCCGCCGAACAGCCTCCACTGGCGGCGCTGAGCGTGGCGATCGTCGGGGTCAGGGCGTTCGCGACGAGCAAGGGCGTCTTCCGGTACGCCGAACGCCTGGCCGGGCACGACGTCGCACTGCGTGCCCAGGCCACGACCAGGGAAGGGCTCTACCGGGCGCTCATTCCCGCCGGGCCGCTGAACCAGCGCGGAGCCGACCTGCTGAGCCGGATGGTCGACGACACCGACGCCGTCCAGGACCTGTGGGTGCGCTGCCTGCTGCCGGCCGCCGCGGCGCTGGTGACCGGGGTGACGGCGGTCGTGATCGGGTTGTTCGTGCTGCCGGCCGCGGCGCTGGTGCTGCTGGCCGGGCTGGTGGTGGGCGGGGTCCTGATCCCGGCCGGCACGGCCGCCGCCGCACGGCGCTGGGCGGCACGCATCGCCCCGGCCCGCGCCGACCTGGCCGCCAGGGTCGCCGATCTGGTGCACGGCGCGGCCGACCTGGCCGCGTACGGGGCCAACGGGCGGGCGCTGGCCGCGGCGGACGAGGCGGACGCCCGCCTGGCGCGGCTGGAGGGCCGCCGGGCACGGGCGAACGCGCTGGCGGCGACCTTGGGCGTGCTCGTCCAGGGTCTGACGGTGGTGGCGGTCGTCCTGGTCGCGCAGGGCGCCGGGGTGGGCACCGTCGCCACCACGGTGCTGGCGCTGACGTCGCTGGTGTCGTTCGAGCCCGTGCTGCCGATGGCCGCGGCCGGGGAGCGGCTGACCGGCGTGCTCGCCGCCCTGCGGCGGCTGCGGGAGATCCGTTCGACGCCGCCCGCGGTGACCGACCCGGCCACGCCCGCGGCGCCTCCCACGGGGCCGCTGACGGTCGAGGTCGAGAACCTGGTGGTCCGCCACGGCGCCGATCGCGCTCCCGCGCTGGACGGCGTCAGCCTGACCCTCACCCCCGGCAGGCGTGTCGCCCTGGTCGGGCCCAGCGGCGCAGGGAAGAGCACGCTGCTGTCCGCCCTGATGCGCCTGGTCGAGCCCGAGTCGGGGACGATCCGGGTGAACGGCGTCGAGCTGGGGGAACTGTCCGCCGACGACGCCCGGCGGCTGATGACGGGGCTCACCCAGGACCCGTACGTGTTCCAGACGTCCCTGCGCGACAACCTGCGGCTGGCCGGTCCCGACGTGGGCCAGGGGGAACTGGACGAGGCCGTGCGGCGGGCGCGGCTGGAGCGGTGGGTGGAGCGCACCGGCTGGGACGCCGTGCTCGGCGAGGACGGCCGGACGGTCTCCGGCGGCCAGCTCCAGCGCCTGGCGCTGGCGCGGGCCCTGCTGCACGACCCTCCGGTCCTGTTGCTGGACGAGCCCGCCGAGGCCCTGGACGAGACGACCGCGGACGCCCTCATGGCCGATCTGCTGGACGCCACGCACGGACGCACCACGCTGCTCGTCACACACCGCCTGCGCGGGCTGGAACGGGTGGACGAGATCGTCGTGCTGGAGAACGGCTCGGTGATCCAGCGGGGCACCCACGAACAGCTGGTCTCCTCCCCCGGTTACTACCGCGACCTGTGGCGTTCGGAGGCTCTGACCGCCGGGCGCTGA
- a CDS encoding YegP family protein, whose product MAARYVLKKASNGYRFNLVAPNGQIIATSESYTTKANALAGIESVRANADAPVDDQTG is encoded by the coding sequence ATGGCTGCGCGCTACGTGCTCAAGAAGGCATCCAACGGTTACCGCTTCAACCTCGTCGCCCCCAACGGGCAGATCATCGCCACCAGCGAGTCCTACACGACGAAGGCGAACGCCCTGGCGGGCATCGAGTCGGTCCGCGCCAACGCCGACGCGCCGGTCGACGACCAGACCGGCTGA
- the cydD gene encoding thiol reductant ABC exporter subunit CydD: protein MHKDLVRLARSERAVRGHLALCLAAAVLAGLLVLVQAELLAGVLSGRFAASALLLLALVVGVRALLALLQGVAAGRAATGVKSVLRHRLLSRLQELGPVRPAAQRSGELVTLTGRGLDALDPYLTGYLPSVAVAGVVPVAVLVRLFAADLTSAVIVLVTLPLIPVFGALVGMHTKAVTERQWQALSRLGGHFLDVVRGLPTLRAFGRARHQAEVIRQVADAHRNATMRTLRVAFLSSLVLELAASLSLALVAVPVGLRLLSGSLDLPTALLVLLLAPEAYLPLRAMGNKFHAAMEGVAAADEAFAVLDGTARPTGTADTPVMAAAVGTGASGKDGRAPEIRLENVTVRYPDREEAALEDVSLVIAPGERVALVGESGAGKSTLLHLLLGFVGPASGRVLVDGVELTDHGPWRDRLAFVPQRPHLFAASVADNIRLGAPEATADQVRAAARAAYADEFVAALPDGYDTVLGERGANLSAGQRQRVALARAFCRPEAGLLLLDEPTARLDGRSESAVVTATRDLAEGRTAVIVAHRPAMIDLADRVIRIADGRVVDDTRAGTPDGGGDRRAGTPDGTRNGAGAGTRDDGKNPARTRKEVPSR, encoded by the coding sequence ATGCACAAGGATCTCGTGAGGCTGGCACGGAGCGAGCGGGCCGTCCGCGGCCACCTGGCCCTGTGTCTGGCCGCCGCCGTCCTCGCCGGCCTGCTCGTCCTGGTCCAGGCGGAGCTGCTGGCCGGAGTGCTCTCCGGGCGGTTCGCCGCCTCCGCGCTGCTGCTGCTGGCACTGGTCGTCGGCGTGCGGGCGCTGCTCGCCCTCCTCCAGGGCGTCGCCGCGGGCCGCGCGGCCACCGGGGTGAAGTCCGTGCTCCGACACCGCCTGCTGTCACGGTTGCAGGAGCTGGGCCCGGTACGGCCGGCGGCGCAGCGCTCGGGCGAGCTGGTCACGCTGACCGGCCGCGGGCTGGACGCCCTCGACCCCTACCTGACGGGCTACCTGCCCTCGGTGGCGGTCGCCGGCGTCGTCCCGGTCGCGGTGCTCGTCCGCCTGTTCGCCGCCGACCTGACCAGCGCGGTGATCGTGCTGGTCACCCTGCCGCTCATCCCGGTCTTCGGTGCGCTGGTCGGCATGCACACCAAGGCCGTCACCGAACGCCAGTGGCAAGCCCTGTCCCGCCTCGGCGGCCACTTCCTGGACGTGGTCCGGGGCCTGCCCACCCTGCGCGCCTTCGGCCGGGCCCGCCACCAGGCGGAGGTGATCCGGCAGGTCGCCGACGCCCACCGGAACGCCACGATGCGCACGCTCCGGGTGGCGTTCCTGTCATCGCTGGTGTTGGAGCTCGCCGCCTCCCTGTCGCTGGCGCTGGTCGCCGTCCCGGTGGGCCTGCGGCTGCTGTCCGGCTCGCTGGACCTGCCGACCGCGCTGCTGGTGCTGCTCCTGGCCCCGGAGGCGTACCTGCCGCTGCGCGCCATGGGCAACAAGTTCCACGCGGCGATGGAGGGGGTCGCCGCCGCCGACGAGGCCTTCGCCGTGCTGGACGGCACGGCTCGGCCGACCGGCACCGCCGACACCCCCGTCATGGCCGCCGCTGTGGGAACGGGCGCCTCCGGGAAGGACGGCCGGGCGCCGGAGATCCGGCTGGAGAACGTCACCGTGCGCTACCCGGACCGCGAGGAGGCGGCGCTTGAGGACGTCTCGCTGGTGATCGCGCCCGGTGAGCGGGTGGCGCTGGTCGGCGAGAGCGGAGCGGGCAAGAGCACCCTGCTCCACCTGCTGCTGGGCTTCGTCGGCCCCGCTTCGGGCCGGGTGCTGGTCGACGGCGTCGAACTGACCGACCACGGCCCCTGGCGGGACAGGCTGGCGTTCGTGCCCCAGCGTCCGCACCTGTTCGCCGCCTCGGTGGCCGACAACATCAGGCTGGGTGCGCCGGAGGCGACGGCGGACCAGGTCAGAGCCGCGGCGCGGGCCGCGTACGCCGACGAGTTCGTCGCGGCGCTGCCCGACGGGTACGACACCGTGCTGGGCGAGCGGGGGGCGAACCTGTCGGCCGGACAGCGGCAGCGGGTCGCGCTGGCCCGCGCGTTCTGCCGGCCGGAGGCCGGGCTGCTCCTGCTGGACGAGCCGACCGCCCGCCTCGACGGCCGCAGTGAGAGCGCCGTCGTCACCGCGACCCGTGACCTCGCCGAGGGCCGCACCGCCGTGATCGTCGCGCACCGGCCGGCGATGATCGACCTGGCCGACCGGGTGATCCGGATCGCCGACGGCCGCGTGGTGGACGACACCCGGGCCGGCACACCGGACGGCGGGGGCGATAGGCGGGCCGGCACACCGGACGGCACGCGGAACGGCGCCGGGGCCGGCACCCGGGACGACGGGAAGAACCCGGCCCGCACGCGCAAGGAGGTCCCGTCCCGATGA
- a CDS encoding trypsin-like peptidase domain-containing protein — translation MPGMPGAPAVVPAPRARLTVGQRLGAGLALAAMAVGGGAVGAFTATSFGQSTTVAASSPIAGTAVSGTATVADIAQAVQPAVVSIEVRTSNSAGGGSGVVLSADGLILTNNHVVDGVGQGGQVIVRFSDGKTANAKIVGTDPATDLAVIKADGVSGLTKAAIGDSDRLKVGDSVLAIGSPLGLSGSVTAGIVSALNRTLTVGGDQGRQQLPPGWGGGESRGSAPTTIGGAIQTDAAINPGNSGGALVNAKGEVVGINTAIFTNGGEGNIGVGFAIPINTASQVAQQLITTGKVSHAFLGVSVTDALGDAGGALIGQITEGSPAAQAGLKQGDLITKINNTAVEEAATVVGAVRGFKPGQQVTITYVRDGRSQTVTVTLVEKTGE, via the coding sequence ATGCCGGGGATGCCGGGAGCACCCGCCGTGGTGCCCGCACCCCGGGCCAGGCTCACCGTGGGGCAGAGGCTCGGCGCCGGCCTCGCGCTGGCCGCCATGGCCGTCGGGGGTGGGGCGGTGGGGGCCTTCACCGCCACGAGCTTCGGGCAGTCCACCACGGTCGCCGCGTCCAGCCCGATCGCCGGCACCGCGGTGAGCGGCACGGCCACGGTCGCCGACATCGCCCAGGCCGTCCAGCCCGCGGTGGTCTCCATCGAGGTCAGGACCTCCAACAGTGCGGGAGGAGGGTCCGGCGTGGTGCTCTCGGCCGATGGCCTGATCCTCACCAACAACCACGTCGTGGACGGCGTCGGCCAGGGGGGTCAGGTGATCGTCAGGTTCAGCGACGGCAAGACCGCCAACGCCAAGATCGTCGGCACCGACCCGGCCACCGACCTCGCGGTCATCAAGGCGGACGGCGTCTCCGGGCTCACCAAGGCGGCCATCGGCGACAGCGACCGGCTCAAGGTGGGCGACTCCGTCCTGGCCATCGGCAGTCCGCTCGGCCTGTCGGGTTCGGTCACCGCCGGGATCGTCAGCGCGCTGAACCGCACGCTGACCGTGGGCGGCGACCAGGGCCGTCAGCAGCTGCCGCCGGGCTGGGGCGGGGGGGAGTCCCGGGGAAGCGCGCCCACCACCATCGGAGGGGCCATCCAGACCGACGCGGCGATCAACCCCGGCAACTCCGGCGGCGCACTGGTCAACGCGAAGGGTGAGGTGGTCGGGATCAACACCGCCATCTTCACCAACGGCGGCGAGGGCAACATCGGCGTCGGCTTCGCCATCCCGATCAACACCGCGAGCCAGGTCGCCCAGCAGCTCATCACGACCGGCAAGGTCTCCCACGCCTTCCTGGGCGTCAGCGTCACCGACGCGCTGGGCGACGCCGGCGGCGCCCTGATCGGCCAGATCACCGAGGGCAGCCCGGCGGCCCAGGCGGGTCTCAAGCAGGGCGACCTGATCACCAAGATCAACAACACGGCCGTCGAGGAGGCCGCCACCGTGGTCGGCGCGGTCCGCGGCTTCAAGCCCGGCCAGCAGGTGACCATCACCTACGTTCGCGACGGGCGCTCCCAGACCGTCACCGTGACCCTCGTCGAGAAGACCGGCGAGTAA
- a CDS encoding DUF732 domain-containing protein: MHPPQEPQQWPGRQDQPTRQFPQAGQPHQPYGQPTHQFPQGGQPHQPYGQPTQAYPQAGPHYQQGGPPQGWQQPPLGPPPGWPQGPPQPPKKRGFGLAVAGGVLLVLALVGGGVVLLNGEDAGASRPTVAKPSTSAGAGQDERTAEPTEPTEPTAEPTGEPTAGSVPEQSLQPSTPPTTQPTTQPSETAGSGNQKGQEALFIAALRQNNALRNIPSVKLIQIGKQMCASLDGGSSLTDVATSGAGGLELESAAYVAGAAIVTLCPRHRDKIPN; the protein is encoded by the coding sequence GTGCATCCTCCGCAGGAACCCCAGCAGTGGCCGGGTCGACAGGACCAGCCGACCCGGCAGTTTCCGCAGGCCGGCCAACCCCATCAGCCGTACGGGCAGCCGACCCACCAGTTTCCGCAGGGCGGTCAGCCCCATCAGCCGTACGGGCAGCCGACCCAGGCGTACCCGCAGGCCGGCCCGCACTACCAGCAGGGGGGGCCGCCCCAGGGCTGGCAGCAGCCCCCGCTGGGTCCGCCGCCCGGGTGGCCCCAGGGCCCGCCCCAGCCGCCCAAGAAGCGCGGGTTCGGGCTCGCGGTGGCCGGTGGCGTGCTGCTCGTGCTCGCCCTGGTCGGTGGTGGCGTGGTCCTGCTGAACGGGGAGGACGCAGGCGCGTCCCGGCCGACGGTGGCGAAGCCGAGCACGTCGGCCGGAGCCGGGCAGGACGAGAGGACCGCGGAACCGACGGAACCGACGGAACCGACGGCGGAGCCTACCGGGGAGCCGACCGCCGGGTCCGTGCCGGAGCAGAGCCTCCAGCCCAGCACGCCACCCACCACTCAGCCCACCACGCAGCCCAGCGAGACGGCCGGCTCGGGGAACCAGAAGGGGCAGGAGGCCCTGTTCATAGCCGCGTTGCGGCAGAACAACGCGCTGCGGAACATCCCCAGCGTCAAGTTGATCCAGATCGGCAAGCAGATGTGCGCGTCCCTCGACGGCGGTAGCAGCTTGACGGACGTGGCGACCAGCGGTGCCGGCGGTCTGGAGTTGGAGTCGGCCGCCTACGTGGCGGGTGCGGCGATCGTCACCCTGTGCCCCCGTCACCGGGACAAGATCCCCAACTAG
- a CDS encoding cytochrome ubiquinol oxidase subunit I, whose translation MDVLDLARTQFAVTGGLHFLFVMLTLGLAPLVAIMHTRHVMTGAPVHERMTRFWGQVYVINYALGIATGLVMEFQFGMGWSGLSHYAGDVFGAPLAIETLGAFFLESTFLGLWIFGWHRLPRWLHLACIWMVTLTAYLSAFWIMAANAFLQNPAGAVERGGRLVLTDVGALLTNPMLTAALPHVIGAGLWAGGFVMMGAGAYRLFTGTDDREFFSRSLRTGVVTALVGSLVTVGFGYAQLAPVLEFQPGKFQGSPLAGIGLGFMVLIGQILQLALMFVLAPTVYWLPRWRWAHPILMLITPLPFLAAILGWLAREVGRQPWLIHGRLTVADAMSPGLTSGMVTASLVAFTGVLGLLAVVDYALIVRTVRRGPDAVALGAFGPVESAGHVPVSAH comes from the coding sequence TTGGACGTGCTCGACCTGGCCCGGACGCAGTTCGCGGTGACGGGCGGTCTCCACTTCCTGTTCGTGATGCTGACCCTGGGCCTGGCCCCCCTGGTCGCGATCATGCACACCCGTCACGTCATGACCGGCGCTCCCGTCCACGAGCGGATGACCCGCTTCTGGGGGCAGGTCTACGTGATCAACTACGCGCTCGGGATCGCCACCGGGCTCGTGATGGAGTTCCAGTTCGGCATGGGATGGAGCGGGCTGTCGCACTACGCCGGAGACGTATTCGGCGCGCCGCTCGCGATCGAGACGCTCGGCGCCTTCTTCCTGGAGTCCACGTTCCTCGGCCTGTGGATCTTCGGCTGGCACCGGCTGCCCCGGTGGCTCCACCTGGCGTGCATCTGGATGGTGACGCTGACCGCCTACCTCTCCGCGTTCTGGATCATGGCGGCCAACGCGTTCCTGCAGAACCCGGCGGGTGCGGTGGAGCGCGGCGGCCGGCTGGTCCTGACCGACGTGGGCGCCCTGCTCACCAACCCGATGCTGACCGCGGCGCTCCCCCATGTGATCGGTGCGGGCCTGTGGGCCGGCGGCTTCGTGATGATGGGGGCCGGCGCCTACCGGCTGTTCACCGGGACCGACGATCGGGAGTTCTTCTCCCGATCGCTGCGGACCGGCGTGGTGACCGCCCTGGTCGGCTCCCTGGTCACGGTCGGCTTCGGCTACGCCCAGCTCGCCCCGGTGCTGGAGTTCCAGCCGGGCAAGTTCCAGGGGTCCCCGCTGGCCGGGATCGGGCTCGGTTTCATGGTCTTGATCGGCCAGATCCTCCAGCTGGCCCTCATGTTCGTCCTGGCACCCACCGTGTACTGGCTGCCGCGCTGGCGGTGGGCACACCCGATCCTGATGCTGATCACCCCGCTGCCGTTCCTGGCCGCGATCCTCGGCTGGCTGGCCCGCGAGGTCGGCCGGCAACCCTGGCTGATCCACGGCAGGCTCACCGTCGCCGACGCCATGTCACCCGGCCTCACCTCCGGGATGGTCACCGCGTCCCTGGTCGCCTTCACCGGCGTGCTCGGCCTGCTGGCGGTAGTCGACTACGCGCTGATCGTCCGGACCGTCCGGCGCGGCCCGGACGCCGTCGCCCTCGGCGCGTTCGGGCCCGTCGAATCCGCCGGGCACGTGCCCGTATCGGCCCACTAG
- a CDS encoding MetQ/NlpA family ABC transporter substrate-binding protein, translated as MRRLSAFTAVVTALVLTLAACGSDESTSTAGGGAAPAGEVLRVGASPVPHAAILTFVKDKLAAKEGLNLEIVEFTDYVQPNVQLDEGQLGANYFQHKPYLDDFNASKGTKLSFVQPVHLEPLGLYSKKVTEAAALGQGATVAVPNDATNLGRALKLLADNSLITLKDGVGTAATERDVTGNPKGLKFQPLEAAQLPRSLQDVDAAVINGNYALEGGLNPASDALLVEKAEGNPYANGLVVAVGKEKDPRVTKLAALLSGPEVKQFIEQTYKGAVIPATS; from the coding sequence ATGCGTAGATTGTCGGCTTTTACGGCTGTTGTAACAGCACTCGTCCTGACACTCGCCGCCTGCGGATCGGACGAGTCCACCTCCACCGCCGGCGGGGGAGCCGCCCCGGCCGGTGAGGTGCTCAGGGTCGGCGCGAGCCCGGTCCCGCACGCGGCGATCCTCACGTTCGTCAAGGACAAGCTCGCCGCCAAGGAGGGCCTGAATCTGGAGATCGTCGAGTTCACCGACTACGTCCAGCCGAACGTGCAGCTCGACGAGGGCCAGCTCGGCGCCAACTACTTCCAGCACAAGCCGTACCTGGACGATTTCAACGCCTCCAAGGGCACCAAGCTGAGCTTCGTCCAGCCGGTGCACCTGGAGCCGCTGGGGCTGTACTCCAAGAAGGTGACCGAGGCCGCCGCCCTGGGCCAGGGGGCCACCGTGGCCGTGCCGAACGACGCCACCAACCTCGGCCGGGCCCTGAAGCTGCTGGCCGACAACTCGCTGATCACGCTGAAGGACGGCGTCGGCACCGCCGCCACCGAGCGCGACGTGACCGGCAACCCCAAGGGGCTGAAGTTCCAGCCGCTGGAGGCCGCGCAGCTGCCCCGTTCCCTCCAGGACGTGGACGCCGCGGTGATCAACGGCAACTACGCCCTGGAGGGCGGCCTGAACCCGGCCTCCGACGCTCTGCTGGTGGAGAAGGCCGAGGGCAACCCGTACGCCAACGGCCTGGTGGTGGCCGTGGGCAAGGAGAAGGACCCGCGTGTGACCAAGCTCGCCGCGCTGCTCTCCGGGCCCGAGGTGAAGCAGTTCATCGAGCAGACCTACAAGGGGGCGGTCATCCCCGCCACGAGCTGA
- a CDS encoding cytochrome d ubiquinol oxidase subunit II, which yields MDILWLGMLALLLTGYFALEGFDIGLGMLLPVLGRSQRDRDRIVAAMAPFVLANEVWLVAAAGVLFGAFPEAEGKVLFGLYPLVVALLVSWILRDAGLWFRRRADGRVWRAAWDWTICGASCGLALSWGTALVAMAGGLTGPMPVLPGLAGGTAVAGLFALHGRTFVSWLLPGQVTAGRRNGWALLLSACAAAAPAAALLAAAAPWLLRHAAPAGTLNVLSVMILPLTPLMVGAQVWVWRTFGPRRAADPVPSFF from the coding sequence GTGGACATCCTCTGGCTGGGCATGCTCGCCCTCCTGCTGACCGGTTACTTCGCCCTGGAGGGCTTCGACATCGGCCTGGGCATGCTGCTGCCCGTGCTCGGCCGGTCCCAGCGGGACCGGGACCGGATCGTCGCCGCCATGGCCCCGTTCGTCCTGGCGAACGAGGTGTGGCTGGTGGCCGCGGCCGGCGTGCTGTTCGGCGCCTTCCCCGAGGCCGAAGGGAAGGTGCTGTTCGGTCTCTACCCCCTGGTGGTCGCGCTGCTGGTCTCGTGGATCCTGCGGGACGCCGGGCTCTGGTTCCGCCGCCGCGCGGACGGCCGCGTGTGGCGGGCCGCCTGGGACTGGACGATCTGCGGCGCCTCCTGCGGTCTCGCCCTGAGCTGGGGCACGGCGCTGGTCGCGATGGCCGGTGGCCTGACCGGGCCGATGCCCGTCCTGCCCGGCCTGGCGGGCGGGACGGCGGTCGCGGGCCTGTTCGCCCTGCACGGCCGGACGTTCGTCTCCTGGCTGCTGCCCGGCCAGGTGACGGCCGGGCGCCGCAACGGGTGGGCCCTGCTGCTCTCCGCGTGCGCCGCCGCCGCACCCGCCGCGGCGTTGCTCGCCGCGGCGGCCCCGTGGCTGCTGAGGCATGCCGCCCCGGCCGGGACACTGAATGTGCTCAGTGTCATGATTCTGCCGTTAACACCGCTGATGGTGGGTGCGCAAGTATGGGTATGGCGCACGTTCGGTCCCCGGCGTGCCGCCGACCCCGTCCCATCGTTCTTCTGA
- a CDS encoding methionine ABC transporter permease has protein sequence MTWDDMLPLLLESTGQTVEMVLWSTLFTVVLGLPLGVALVVTDRGGLFPSPVLNRVLGFVVNVGRSLPFIILMIAVIPLTRLIVGTTIGSSASVVPLTLGAAPFFARLVETALREVGRDKVQAAQAMGASRSTVVAKVLLPEAMPGLIAGLTVTVVALISYSAMAGAIGGGGLGDLAIRYGYHRFETTLMIVTVVVLVVVVQLVQTLGDMVARRLARN, from the coding sequence ATGACCTGGGACGACATGCTTCCGCTGCTGCTGGAGTCGACCGGGCAGACCGTCGAGATGGTCCTGTGGTCGACCCTGTTCACCGTGGTCCTGGGGCTTCCGCTCGGGGTGGCGCTGGTCGTCACCGACCGCGGCGGGCTGTTCCCCTCGCCCGTGCTCAACCGGGTGCTCGGATTCGTGGTCAACGTCGGCCGCTCGCTGCCGTTCATCATCCTGATGATCGCGGTGATCCCGCTGACCAGGCTGATCGTCGGGACCACCATCGGCAGCAGCGCCTCGGTGGTCCCGCTGACCCTCGGCGCCGCGCCGTTCTTCGCCCGCCTGGTGGAGACCGCGCTACGTGAGGTGGGCAGGGACAAGGTTCAGGCGGCCCAGGCGATGGGGGCCAGCCGCTCGACCGTTGTGGCCAAGGTCCTGCTGCCGGAGGCGATGCCCGGTCTGATCGCCGGGCTCACGGTCACCGTGGTGGCGCTGATCTCGTACTCGGCGATGGCCGGGGCGATCGGCGGGGGCGGACTGGGAGACCTGGCCATCCGCTACGGCTACCACCGTTTCGAGACCACGCTCATGATCGTCACGGTCGTGGTGCTGGTCGTCGTGGTCCAGCTCGTGCAGACCCTGGGCGACATGGTGGCCCGCCGCCTCGCCCGTAACTGA